One genomic region from Stutzerimonas decontaminans encodes:
- the leuD gene encoding 3-isopropylmalate dehydratase small subunit: MKAFTQHTGLVCPLDRANVDTDQIIPKQFLKSIKRTGFGPNLFDEWRYLDVGQPNQDCSQRPVNKDFVLNFPRYQGASVLLARENFGCGSSREHAPWALEEYGFRTIIAPSFADIFFNNSFKNGLLPIVLKEQEVDELFQQAEATEGYQLTVDLAAQTVTRPDGKQYRFEVDAFRKHCLLNGLDDIGLTLQDAEAIKAFEVGHQQSQPWLFGAIK; encoded by the coding sequence ATGAAAGCCTTTACCCAACACACCGGCCTGGTCTGCCCGCTCGATCGCGCCAATGTCGACACCGATCAGATCATTCCCAAGCAGTTTCTCAAGTCGATCAAACGCACTGGCTTCGGTCCCAACCTGTTCGACGAGTGGCGCTATCTGGACGTCGGTCAGCCGAACCAGGATTGCTCGCAGCGTCCGGTGAACAAGGACTTCGTGCTGAACTTTCCGCGCTACCAGGGCGCTAGCGTGCTGCTGGCCCGGGAGAACTTTGGTTGCGGCTCGTCCCGCGAGCATGCGCCCTGGGCATTGGAGGAGTACGGCTTCCGTACCATCATTGCGCCGAGCTTTGCTGACATCTTCTTCAACAACAGTTTCAAGAACGGCCTGCTGCCGATCGTGCTGAAGGAACAAGAGGTGGACGAACTGTTCCAGCAGGCCGAGGCGACCGAGGGCTATCAGCTAACAGTCGACCTGGCCGCGCAAACCGTGACGCGTCCGGACGGCAAGCAGTATCGCTTCGAAGTCGACGCCTTCCGCAAGCATTGCCTGCTTAACGGCCTCGACGATATCGGTCTGACCCTGCAGGACGCCGAGGCTATCAAGGCATTCGAAGTCGGCCACCAGCAGAGCCAACCCTGGCTGTTCGGCGCGATCAAATGA